From the Mycobacterium sp. 155 genome, the window TCCTCGACTCGACGGGGTGTATCACTATGTGACGCTGGGCTGTTCGCGTCACCCGATGTTCGATCCCACGGAATTTGTCGCCGACCCCGTACACGGTCCGCGAGCCGAGGTGGTGGTCTCCCTACGCGGACCGACACCGACGGGACTGGCCCGGTCGATGGCGATACTCGCCGCGGCGCCCGCGGTCGAGGGGCTCGTGCTGGAGGCTGATGCCCTGGTCGATCTGGAGACCCCTTTGTTCGCCGCGGCGCCGTTCACGGCTTTCCTGTTGGGGCCCAGCGATATCGGCGAGATTGTGCTTCCGGATCCGCTGGCGGCGGTGAATGTCTTTGCGGCGACACCGATCACCGCGACCGAGGCGGCATGGGTCCGGCTCAAGGGTGCCGATGCCATGCGTGAGGCGTGGCAGGCTGACGGCGTGGACGTGCTGAATCCTGCCCGCAGGGCGGCCAATCCGACGTGAGTCAGAGCCAGTCGTTCCTGCGGAACGTGCGGTACAAGACCAGGCATACCGTCAGCATCAGGGTCAGAACACCGGGATAGCCCCATACCCAATGTAATTCGGGCATATTGTCGAAGTTCATACCGTAGATTCCGGCCAGCGCGGTCGGTACCGCCGCGATGGCGACCCAGGCCGAGATCTTGCGCATATCGACGTTCTGCTGCATCGCGACCTTGCCGAGCGCCGCCTGCACCAGCGAACTCAGCATCTCGTCGTAGCTGGAGATCCGTTCCGAAGCCTGGATGGTGTGGTCGTTGACGTCACGCATGTAGCGGCGCACTTCGACGGAGATGACGTCGTTGTGGTCGGTGAGCAGCCGCTGCAATGCGAGCGTCAGCGGGCCGACGGCGCGACGCAGTTCGACGACCTCCCGCTTGAGCAGGTAGATGCTCTCGATGTTGGTCGGGATATTGGGGGAGAAGACGTTCTCCTCCATGACGTCGATGTCGGTTTCCATCAGATCGGTGACGTGGAGGTAGTGGTCCACCACGTGGTCGGTGATCGCGTGCATCACCGCGAACGGGCCCAGCGTCAGGATCGCCGGTGACTCGTCCAGGCGTTTGCGTACGCCCGCCAGCCCGCCGTGTTCGCCATGCCGGACGGTCACCACGAAGTCCGGGCCGACGAAGATCATGATCTCGCCGGTCTCGACGATTTCGCGGGCGTTGGCCACCGAGGCGTGTTCCACGTAGTTGACAGTCTTGATCACCAAGAACAACGTTTTGTCATAGCGCTCCAGCTTGGGGCGCTGATGGGCGTGCACCGCATCTTCGACCGCGAGCTCGTGCAGCCCGAAAACATCTGCGACCGACTGCATCTGATGCTCGTCGGGCTCATGCAGCCCGACCCACGCGAACGCCTTCTTGCCGGCGCTCTCCAACTCGCGCACCTTGGCCAGGGCGGCCGCATGGGTGTACTTACCGGGTAGCCTCTCCCCGTCGCAGTACACACCGCAGTCCACCATGGCTCTGGCCACCGGGACATGGATCGATTTGGCATTGTTGACGGGGGGCTTGGCCCGTGCCGCGGGGCGCAGCAGTGAAGGCGGTAGCGCGCGGAACGAGGGCATTCGCTGGGCCTCCCATCAGCTGTGACCCGCACCCGATCGGGCCCGTTGAATCGTACGCGCACAACCTGTCACCAAGCGCTCACGAGAGGCGAAAACCCGGCCCTTCGAGTTTGGTCTGTGAAGTACCCTTGCGCGGTGCCGGAAAGTACTGACGCCTCGTCGTCTGAGGACTCCGCGGTTACGCGCACTCCCCAAGTTGTCATCGAAGACGCAGAGATCTTCGCCGCCCATGAAGGCGGCAAGCTGTCGGTGGCGCTGAAGTCGCCGCTGGACACTCAGCGAGCCTTGTCGATCGCCTACACCCCTGGTGTTGCCCAGGTCAGTCGGGCCATCGCCACGGATCGCACCCTGGCCGCCAAGTACACCTGGGCCAACCGGTTGGTTGCCGTGGTCAGTGACGGCAGCGCGGTGCTCGGCCTCGGCGACATCGGAGCGGCAGCCTCACTGCCGGTCATGGAAGGCAAGAGTGCGCTGTTCAAGTCGTTCGGCGGGCTGGACTCCATCCCGATCGTGCTGGACACCAAGGACCCCGACGAGATCGTCGAGACCCTGATTCGGCTGCGTCCCACCTTCGGTGCGGTCAACCTGGAAGACATCTCGGCGCCACGCTGTTTCGAGATCGAACGCCGCGTCGTCGAGGCCCTCGACTGCCCCGTCATGCACGACGACCAGCACGGCACCGCCATCGTGGTGCTCGCGGCCCTGTTGGGCGCCACCAAGGCGCTCGAGCGCGACATGCGCGGCCTGCGGGTCGTCGTCTCGGGTGCCGGTGCGGCCGGTGTGGCCTGCACCAACATCCTGCTGGCCAAGGGCATCACCGATATCACGGTGCTGGATTCCCAGGGCATCGTGCATTCCGGCCGGGAAGATATGAACTCCTTCAAGACCGAGTTGGCCGGGCGCACCAACCCGCGCGGGCTCACCGGCGGCCTCGCCGAGGCGCTGAACGGCGCCGAGGTGTTCCTCGGCGTGTCCGCGGGCGTTGTGCCCGAGGAGCTCGTCGCGACGATGGCCCCCGGCAGCATCGTCTTCGCCCTGTCCAATCCGGATCCGGAGATCCACCCCGACGCGGCCCGCAAGCATGCCGCGGTTGTGGCGACCGGCCGGAGTGACTTTCCCAACCAGATCAACAACGTGCTGGCCTTCCCGGGCGTGTTCCGGGGTGCGCTCGACGCCGGCGCCCGGCGGATCACCGAGAAAATGAAGGTGGCCGCCGCCGAAGCGATCTTCTCGGTGGTCGGTGACGACCTGACCGTCGACCACATCGTGCCCAGTGCGCTCGATCCGCGGGTCGGACCGGCGGTTGCTGCGGCGGTGGCGGCCGCATCGAAAGCCTGAGCAGGCTGATTTCCATCGTGCGTCGTCGATCGGTGCTGGCTCTGGCGGTCGTCCTGGTGATCGCAGGTTGCAGTGCCCGCCCTGCGCCGGCTGCCATCGCGGTCGGGGCGGGCGCGACGCCCGAATCCACCCTCGTCGGCCAGCTGTACGCGGCCGCGCTGCGTTATTACGGCAGCCCCGCCGAGGTGACCCCGGCCGAGAATGCGCTGAACGCGCTGGACTCCGGCTCGGTGACCGTCCTGCCCGGGTTCACCGGGCGGCTGTTGGAGACGTTCGCACCCGGGGCCGCGGCGCACTCCGACGAGCAGGTCTACCGTGACCTGCTCTCGGCATTGCCGGAGGGTGTCGCCGCCGGCGACTACACCATGTCGGCACAGGACAAACCAGCCGTTGCGGTGATGGAGGCAACCGCGGCCGCCTGGGGCGGCAAAGATCTGTCCGCGCTGCGCCGCAATTGCGCCAAGGTGGTGCCCGGCGCGGTCAGGGGTTCGGCCGTGCCCGCGGTGATCGGTACCTGCCGCATGCCCAAGCCTGTCGAGTTCGCCGACCGCGCAGATCTCTTCGCCGCACTTGCGGCCGGGAAGATCAACGCGGCGTGGACCACCACAGCCGACCCGGCCAACCCGCCCGCGGTGGTGGTCCTCGCGGACCGCACTGCGATGATCCGTGCCGAGAACCTGGTGCCGCTCTACCGGCGCAATGCGCTGACCGAACGCCAGATTCTGGCGGTCAACGAGATCGCGGGCGTCCTCGACACCGGCTCACTGGCCGATATGCGCCGCCAGGTGGCCGAAGGTGCCGACCCCCGCGCGGTAGCCGACGCCTTCCTGCAGGCCAACCCGCTGGGTCACTAATACGGCAGCCTGCGGCGCATGGCAGTGGAGAACAGCCGCTGGTAGCCGGAACCGGTGATCCGGACGATCACGTCGAGCACCTTGGCGTCGGCTCCGACCAGCACCCGGGCCCGATTCTTGCGCACCGCCTCGAGGATGATCTTGGCGGCCTTCTGCGGCGTCGTGCTGGCCAACCGCTTGTCGAAGAACTGCGCCAGCTCCTTGGGATCGAGTCCCTCGGCCGCGGTGGCGTTGCGGGCGATGGCAGTCTTGATGCCGCCAGGGTGCACCGCGGTGACCTTGACGGGGTGCTTGGCCAACACCATCTCCTGGCGCAGCGCCTCGGTGAACCCGCGCACCGCGAACTTCGCCGAGTTGTAGGCGGCCTGACCCGGCACCGCGAACAGCCCGAACAGGCTGGAGACGTTGACGATGTGACCGTCACCCGAGGTGATCAGGTGCGGCAGGAACGCCTTGGTGCCGTTGACGACGCCCCAGAAGTCGACGTCCATCACGCGCTCGATGTCCTTGTAGCTGCTGACTTCGACGTCGCCGGTGAAGGCGATGCCAGCGTTGTTGTAGATCTGGTTGACCGTGCCGAAATGCTCGACGACCGCAGTGGCGTAATGCTCGACCGCTTCGCGCTCGGTGACGTCGAGCCGGTCTGCTTTCACCGGTGCACCGATTGCCTTGAGCTGTTCCTCGGTGACGGCCAGGCCTTCGGTGTCGATGTCGCTGATGGCCAGCTTGGCGCCGGAACGGCCCAGCTCGATAGCCAGTGCCTGTCCGATACCCGATCCCGCGCCCGTCACGACGGCGACCTTTCCGGCGAAGCCCTCCATACCCACTCCCTCATGTCGGTTGACTGGTGTCGAGATTAGCCGGTACCCGCGGTTCCGGCTAAGTGAGCCGGCTTGGTCGCGGTCACGAGGTGAGTTCCCACGTATGGGCGGCCCCAGCGACTACCCGAATGCGAGGTCGATGATCTCCTGCTGCTCGACGGCATGCACCTTGGTGGATCCCGATGACGGTGCCGACATGGCGCGTCGGGAGATCCGTTTGATGCCGGTGAAGTACTGCGGCAATATTTCGGGGAGGGTCAGGCCTAGGGTGGGCCAGGCGCCTTGGTTGGCGGGTTCTTCCTGGACCCAGTACTTTTCGGTGGCGTTGGGGTAGCGGTCCAGCGTTTCGGCCAAGCGGTGCTTGGGCAGTGGTGCGAGTTGTTCGAGGCGAACGATCGCGACGTCGTCGCGGTTTTCCTTGGCTTTGCGGGCGGCCAGGTCGTAGTAGATCTTGCCGCTGCACATCACGATGCGCCGGACCTTGTCGCGGTCGCCTTCCCCGTCGGTGTACGTGGGTTCTTCCAGCACCGACCGGAACTTGCTCTCGGTGAAGTCGCGGATGTCGCTGACCGCGGCTTTGTTGCGCAGCATCGACTTCGGGGTGAACACGATCAGGGGGCGCTGGATGCCGTCGAGACCGTGGCGGCGTAGCAGGTGGAAGTAGTTGGCGGGGGTGGAGGGCACCGCGATGGTCATCGATCCTTCGGCCCATAGTTGTAGGAATCGTTCGATGCGGCCGGAGGTGTGGTCAGGGCCCTGGCCTTCGTGGCCGTGGGGCAGTAGCAGGACGACGTCGGAGAGTTGGCCCCATTTGGCTTCGCCCGAGGAGATGAACTCGTCGATGATCGATTGGGCACCGTTGACGAAATCGCCGAACTGGGCCTCCCACAACACCATCGCGTCGGGGTTGCCCACGGAGTAGCCGTACTCGAAGCCGACGGCGGCGTATTCCGACAGCGCCGAGTTGTAGACCAGGAGTTTGCCGCCGGTGGGGGTGCCGTCGGTGTTGGTGGCCAGCAGTTGTAGCGGGGTGAATTCTTCACCGGTTTTGCGGTCGACGATGACGGCGTGGCGTTGGGTGAAGGTACCGCGCTGGGTGTCCTGGCCGGAGAGCCGGACCAGTTTGCCTTCGGCGATGAGTGATCCGAGTGCCAGCAGTTCGGCGAACGCCCAGTCGATTTTGCCTTCGTAGGCCATTTCGCGGCGCTTTTCCAGGACCGGCTTGACGCGGGGGTGCACGGTGAATCCGTCAGGCAGGGCCAGGTGCGCGTCGCCGATGCGGGCCAGCAGCGCCTTGTCCACCGCGGTCGCCAAGCGCTGCGGGATCTTTTGGTCGGCTTCGACGGATTCGCTTGGCTCGGCGGCGTGTTTCTCCAGTTCACGGACTTCGTTGAAGACGCGTTCGAGTTGGCCTTGGTAGTCGCGCAGGGCGTCCTCGGCTTCTTTCATGGAGATGTCACCGCGGCCGATGAGCGCTTCGGTGTAGACCTTGCGGGAACCGCGTTTGGTATCGATGATGTCGTACATATTGGGCTGGGTCATCGACGGGTCGTCACCCTCGTTGTGCCCGCGGCGGCGATAGCACAGCATGTCGATGACGACGTCTTTGTGGAACGCTTGACGGAAGTCGATCGCCAGGCGCGCCACCCAGGCACAGGCCTCGGGATCGTCGCCGTTGACGTGGAAAATCGGGGCGCCGATCATCTTCGCTACGTCGGTGCAGTACTCGCTGGAGCGGGAATCCGATGGCGCCGTGGTGAATCCGATCTGGTTGTTCACCACGATGTGGATGGTGCCGCCGGTGCGGTAGCCGTCGAGCAGGGCCAGGTTGAGCGTTTCGGCGACCACGCCCTGGCCTGCGAACGCGGCGTCGCCGTGCAGCATCAGCGGGACGACGGGGTAGTGCCCGGAGCCGTCGGCGTCTCTGCCGTCGTCGAGGAGGTCTTGTTTGGCGCGTACCAGCCCTTCCAGGACCGGGTCGACGGCTTCCAGATGGCTGGGGTTGGCGGTCAGCGACACCTGGATGTCGTTTTCGCCGAACATCTGGATGTAGTTGCCGGAGGCGCCGAGGTGGTATTTCACATCGCCGGAGCCGTGGGCCTGAGACGGGTTGAGGTTGCCTTCGAACTCGGTGAAGATCTGGGAGTAGGGTTTGCCGACGATGTTGGCCAGCACGTTGAGCCGGCCGCGGTGCGGCATGCCGACAACCACTTCGTCGAGGCCGTGTTCCGCGGCCTGATCGATCGCGGCGTCCATCATCGGGATGACGGTTTCGGCCCCTTCGAGTGAGAAGCGTTTCTGTCCGACGTATTTGGTTTGCAGGAAGGTTTCGAACGCTTCGGCGGCGTTGAGCTTGGACAGGATGTATTTCTGCTCGGCGACCGTCGGCTTGGGGTGTTTGATCTCGATGCGTTCCTGCAGCCAGCGCTGCTGCTCGGGCTCGAGGATGTGGGTGTACTCCACACCGATGTGACGGCAGTAGGCGTCACGCAGCTGGCCCAGGATGTCGCGCAGTTTCATGTACTGCTTGCCCGCGAATCCGTCGACCTTGAACACGCGGTCCAGATCCCACAGCGTCAGGCCGTGGGTCAGCACGTCGAGGTCGGGGTGGGAGCGGAAGCGGGTCTTGTCCAACCGCAGCGGGTCGATGTCGGCCATGAGATGACCGCGGTTGCGGTAGGCGGCGATCAGCTCGATGATGCGGGCGTTCTTGTCGACGATCGAGTCGGGGTTGTCGGTGCGCCACCGCACCGGTTCGTATGGGATGCCCAGCTCGAGGAAGATCTCGTCGTAGAACTCGTCGTCGAGCAGCAATTGGTGGATGGTGCGCAGGAAATCCCCGGATTCGGCGCCCTGGATGATGCGGTGGTCGTAGGTGGAGGTCAGGGTGATCAGCTTGCCGACGCCGACCTCGTTGATGCGTTCGGCGCTGGCACCCTGGAACTCCGCGGGGTACTCCATGGCGCCGGCGCCGATGATCGCGCCCTGGCCGGCCATCAGCCGCGGCACCGAGTGCACGGTGCCGATGGTGCCCGGGTTGGTCAGCGAGATGGTCACCCCGGAGAAGTCCTCGGCGGTCAGCTTGCCGTCGCGGGCGCGGCGCACGATGTCTTCGTATGCCGCGATGAACTGGCCGAACGCCATGCTCTCGCACCGCTTGATCGCCGCGACCACCAGTTGGCGGTTGCCGTCTTTGCCGGGCAGATCGATGGCCAACCCCAGGTTGGTGTGGGCCGGGGTGACGACGTTGGGTTTGCCGTCGATTTCGGCGAAGTGCCGGTTCATGCTCGGGAACGCCTTGACGGCTTGCACGATCGCATAGCCCAACAGGTGGGTGAAGCTGATCTTGCCGCCGCGGGTGCGCTTGAGGTGATTGTTGATCACCACCCGGTTGTCGATCATCAACTTCGCCGGGATCGCGCGCACACTGGTCGCCGTCGGCACCTCCAGCGAGGCGTTCATGTTCTTCACCACCGCGGCCGCTGCGCCGCGCAACACCTGCGACTCGCCATCGATCGGCGTAGCCCCGGACTTCGCCGGCCGGGGCGGGGCTGCCGGGGCCGGGATCACCGGGGTGACCGGCGCTGCCGAGGTGACCGGCGCAGCCGGGGCAGCCGAAGCGGCTTGCGCGGATGCCGCCACCGGGGTGGTTGGTGGTGCGGACTGGCTGTCTGCGGTTGCGGTTTCGGTGGGTTCAGGGGAGTAGTCGACGAGAAACTCATGCCAACTCGGATCCACAGACGACGGATCCTCGCGGAACTTGCGATACATCTCCTCGACCAACCACTCGTTCTGCCCGAATGGTGAAGGTGAACTGGTCACGGCAGCTGTTCGCCTCGATTCTTGGTCTCGGCAAGCCGTGGCAAGGAGGCTCGCCGCTCGTCTTCATCGGTTGTCTGCGGTGACCTACTTGACCGCCGTCTAAAGGCTAGCGCCTCCGAGCCGACAGCGACCACGGCACCGCCAGATGTCTGCGCTCTCAGGATCCGGCCGACGGCAGCACGCGGAGAGTCGTGGGCCACCGTGGCGGGGGCGGGCCGAACGCCTTCTGCGCGTTGCCGATGATCTTCTTACCCATCAGCCGATTGCCGACGCCGCCGACGACGGCGCCGATACCGACCGGCAGCATCTTTCCCAATGCCATGGCGCCACGTTTGAGCGTGTACTTCTTGACGAAGAACCGCATCAGCCTGGAATTGAGTTGGGTCACCGCGGGCAGCGGCAGCGTCGCCGCACCATCGGACAGCCAGGCGCCGCTGACTCTTCCAGAGCCCAGCAGATCGGCTATCGCATGCTTGCTGTCGTCACCGACGAGAACCGCGAGCACCAGCGCGCGCCGGCGCTCCTTATGGTCGGCGGGAATGCCGTGGACCTCGGCGATGGCGAGCACGAACACCGCCGTCGCCTCGAGGAACACCACGGTCTCGCCTGCGACCGCAGACAGGGCGGCCAAGGTGCCGATGCCGGGGAACGCCGCGGCCGAGCCGACTGCCGCACCACTGGCCATCACGGCGGCGATGTAGTGCTTCTCCAGCCGCGTGACGATTTCGGCCGGGGTGGCGTCGGGCCGCTGGCTGCGTAGT encodes:
- a CDS encoding suppressor of fused domain protein, giving the protein MTDVLAVVRARLEEHFAAVGITADPVGASVTFLGTERIEVLRFGPDPRLDGVYHYVTLGCSRHPMFDPTEFVADPVHGPRAEVVVSLRGPTPTGLARSMAILAAAPAVEGLVLEADALVDLETPLFAAAPFTAFLLGPSDIGEIVLPDPLAAVNVFAATPITATEAAWVRLKGADAMREAWQADGVDVLNPARRAANPT
- a CDS encoding SDR family oxidoreductase, whose translation is MEGFAGKVAVVTGAGSGIGQALAIELGRSGAKLAISDIDTEGLAVTEEQLKAIGAPVKADRLDVTEREAVEHYATAVVEHFGTVNQIYNNAGIAFTGDVEVSSYKDIERVMDVDFWGVVNGTKAFLPHLITSGDGHIVNVSSLFGLFAVPGQAAYNSAKFAVRGFTEALRQEMVLAKHPVKVTAVHPGGIKTAIARNATAAEGLDPKELAQFFDKRLASTTPQKAAKIILEAVRKNRARVLVGADAKVLDVIVRITGSGYQRLFSTAMRRRLPY
- a CDS encoding NADP-dependent malic enzyme, with amino-acid sequence MPESTDASSSEDSAVTRTPQVVIEDAEIFAAHEGGKLSVALKSPLDTQRALSIAYTPGVAQVSRAIATDRTLAAKYTWANRLVAVVSDGSAVLGLGDIGAAASLPVMEGKSALFKSFGGLDSIPIVLDTKDPDEIVETLIRLRPTFGAVNLEDISAPRCFEIERRVVEALDCPVMHDDQHGTAIVVLAALLGATKALERDMRGLRVVVSGAGAAGVACTNILLAKGITDITVLDSQGIVHSGREDMNSFKTELAGRTNPRGLTGGLAEALNGAEVFLGVSAGVVPEELVATMAPGSIVFALSNPDPEIHPDAARKHAAVVATGRSDFPNQINNVLAFPGVFRGALDAGARRITEKMKVAAAEAIFSVVGDDLTVDHIVPSALDPRVGPAVAAAVAAASKA
- a CDS encoding glycine betaine ABC transporter substrate-binding protein is translated as MRRRSVLALAVVLVIAGCSARPAPAAIAVGAGATPESTLVGQLYAAALRYYGSPAEVTPAENALNALDSGSVTVLPGFTGRLLETFAPGAAAHSDEQVYRDLLSALPEGVAAGDYTMSAQDKPAVAVMEATAAAWGGKDLSALRRNCAKVVPGAVRGSAVPAVIGTCRMPKPVEFADRADLFAALAAGKINAAWTTTADPANPPAVVVLADRTAMIRAENLVPLYRRNALTERQILAVNEIAGVLDTGSLADMRRQVAEGADPRAVADAFLQANPLGH
- a CDS encoding multifunctional oxoglutarate decarboxylase/oxoglutarate dehydrogenase thiamine pyrophosphate-binding subunit/dihydrolipoyllysine-residue succinyltransferase subunit yields the protein MYRKFREDPSSVDPSWHEFLVDYSPEPTETATADSQSAPPTTPVAASAQAASAAPAAPVTSAAPVTPVIPAPAAPPRPAKSGATPIDGESQVLRGAAAAVVKNMNASLEVPTATSVRAIPAKLMIDNRVVINNHLKRTRGGKISFTHLLGYAIVQAVKAFPSMNRHFAEIDGKPNVVTPAHTNLGLAIDLPGKDGNRQLVVAAIKRCESMAFGQFIAAYEDIVRRARDGKLTAEDFSGVTISLTNPGTIGTVHSVPRLMAGQGAIIGAGAMEYPAEFQGASAERINEVGVGKLITLTSTYDHRIIQGAESGDFLRTIHQLLLDDEFYDEIFLELGIPYEPVRWRTDNPDSIVDKNARIIELIAAYRNRGHLMADIDPLRLDKTRFRSHPDLDVLTHGLTLWDLDRVFKVDGFAGKQYMKLRDILGQLRDAYCRHIGVEYTHILEPEQQRWLQERIEIKHPKPTVAEQKYILSKLNAAEAFETFLQTKYVGQKRFSLEGAETVIPMMDAAIDQAAEHGLDEVVVGMPHRGRLNVLANIVGKPYSQIFTEFEGNLNPSQAHGSGDVKYHLGASGNYIQMFGENDIQVSLTANPSHLEAVDPVLEGLVRAKQDLLDDGRDADGSGHYPVVPLMLHGDAAFAGQGVVAETLNLALLDGYRTGGTIHIVVNNQIGFTTAPSDSRSSEYCTDVAKMIGAPIFHVNGDDPEACAWVARLAIDFRQAFHKDVVIDMLCYRRRGHNEGDDPSMTQPNMYDIIDTKRGSRKVYTEALIGRGDISMKEAEDALRDYQGQLERVFNEVRELEKHAAEPSESVEADQKIPQRLATAVDKALLARIGDAHLALPDGFTVHPRVKPVLEKRREMAYEGKIDWAFAELLALGSLIAEGKLVRLSGQDTQRGTFTQRHAVIVDRKTGEEFTPLQLLATNTDGTPTGGKLLVYNSALSEYAAVGFEYGYSVGNPDAMVLWEAQFGDFVNGAQSIIDEFISSGEAKWGQLSDVVLLLPHGHEGQGPDHTSGRIERFLQLWAEGSMTIAVPSTPANYFHLLRRHGLDGIQRPLIVFTPKSMLRNKAAVSDIRDFTESKFRSVLEEPTYTDGEGDRDKVRRIVMCSGKIYYDLAARKAKENRDDVAIVRLEQLAPLPKHRLAETLDRYPNATEKYWVQEEPANQGAWPTLGLTLPEILPQYFTGIKRISRRAMSAPSSGSTKVHAVEQQEIIDLAFG
- the corA gene encoding magnesium/cobalt transporter CorA; this translates as MPSFRALPPSLLRPAARAKPPVNNAKSIHVPVARAMVDCGVYCDGERLPGKYTHAAALAKVRELESAGKKAFAWVGLHEPDEHQMQSVADVFGLHELAVEDAVHAHQRPKLERYDKTLFLVIKTVNYVEHASVANAREIVETGEIMIFVGPDFVVTVRHGEHGGLAGVRKRLDESPAILTLGPFAVMHAITDHVVDHYLHVTDLMETDIDVMEENVFSPNIPTNIESIYLLKREVVELRRAVGPLTLALQRLLTDHNDVISVEVRRYMRDVNDHTIQASERISSYDEMLSSLVQAALGKVAMQQNVDMRKISAWVAIAAVPTALAGIYGMNFDNMPELHWVWGYPGVLTLMLTVCLVLYRTFRRNDWL